The region CTGATCCGGAGAATCCCGTTCCTTACAGGCACCGGCCTATCCAGGCGACCTATGGCAACGGATCGAAGTGGCGAACATGGCTCGCGGAAGACCAGCGTTTTGTGAGCGGACGTAAGGATCTCGCGAACTTCACAACTCCGCCGCTCGATCATGACGTTACAGTCACCGGAGATGTACTAGCCGATCTGTTTGCTTCGACCACCGGCAGCGACGGCGACTGGATCGTAAAGCTGATCGACGTCTATCCCGATGACGCTCCTGATGGGATGAGCGGATACCAGCTGATGATTTCAGACGAGATCCTTCGTGGACGCTACCGCAACAGCTTCGAGAAGCCTGAGCCTGTAAAGCCCGGCGAGGTGACGGAGTACAAGTGGAGCCTGCACGGCGCCGATCATACCTTCCTGAAGGGACACAGAATCATGGTCCAGGTGCAGTCAAGCTGGTTCCCCCTCTACGATCGCAATCCGCAGACCCGGGTTCCAAACATTATGATGGCACCTGCAAGCGCATATAAGGCGCAGACGATTTCGATCTATGAGTCGTCTAAATACCCGTCGCACCTTGAGTTCGAGATGCCGGAGTAGACAGGAGAGAGTTTGTCGATCAAAACCATCAGCAGCCGCGAGGTCTACCGCAATCCGTGGACCAGCGTGCGCGAGGATGTGATCGAGCGCGCCAACGGCCAGCGAGGCATCTACGGCGTGGTCGACAAGGACCCGGCTTCGATCATCATTCCATTCGAAAAAACCGAGGAGGGCGAGTTCCTCTACCTGATCGAGCAGTTCCGTTACACGGTGGGCGGCCGTTTTGCCGAATTTCCTCAGGGAGGGTGGGAGCAAGCCGATGTCGTTCCGGAAGAGCTGGCGCGTGGGGAGCTGCGCGAAGAGACGGGACTCGAAGCGGAACGGATGACCCTGCTTGGAACCCTGCAGATCGCCTATGGCGTGATGAACCAGAGACACTACATCTTTCTGGCAGAGGGATTGAAGCAGGGAAGCCCCGATCCGGATGTGGAAGAGCATGACCTGGTCGTGCGGCGGGTTAGTGTAACTGAATTCGAGCGTATGCTGCTCGCAGGCGAGATCGTCGACAACTGTTCGGTCGCTGCCTGGGGGTTGTATAAAGTCTGGCTTGAGCATGACCGGCCAGCTAGGCAGGGCTGATGGTTGAGCAGGGCAGAGACGAACATCTTGAGAGCGCGGAGACGACAGAACGCACCCTGCGTTGGGCGAACGTAGGTAGCGCATCCTTCGCGCTATTGCAAAGCATATGCGCGGCGGTGCTGGCGATCAGCGGTCTCCGTGTTTTTATCGGAGTGAGCGCGCTGGTGATGGCGGGAATTCTTCCGCCCCTGGAAAAATTTCATCAGGATGCCATTCGTATTCCCATGATGATTCTGGCGTTGGCTGGAGCTGTTGCAAATCTCTATTCCGTATGGAGAGTCCGCTCCCTGCGGGCGCGTCCCGCGGCGCAATGGAGAGCGCGTCCGGTCTCGCCGAATAAGATCCGGGCAGAGCGGACGCAGATTGCCCTCGCGGTCATCACTCTGGTTTTGCTTGTGGTCGAAGGGACTCTCCATCTCAAGCTCCACGGGCACCTCTAGGGTTTTTGCCGCTGCTAGAGCCGCAAAAGGGCGTCCTCCAAAAGGTCGCCCCAAAGAAGCACGTCTTCTAAAAAGAGCCGTCCTCCCTAAAGGCCGTCATCCTGAGCAACGCGAAGCATCCCTGTATTCTGCCTGTGGCGCCCGCGATGCTCCGGACAAAATCAGGGATTCTCGGCTGCGCCTCAGAATGACGATCGTATCTCAGTTTCAGAATAACGAGTTACGTCAAGAGGATTCTGGCTCGGAGTCTGGTGGTGGACTCTCCAGCATCACCCGTTGCAGTCGTGCATGAAGACGCTCGCTGTACCCGACAGGAAGCTCGAAGACGCGATCATCCGCTGTGAGGACGAGGATGTTACGCGTCGAATCCAGAATGGCCGAGCAGATCTCGCAGTGTTCCAGGTGCCGTTCCACATCAAGACGAGTCTCCTCGTCGAGCGTGTTATCCAGGTAGCCGGAGATGTATTCCCAAACATGGCGGCAGTTCAGAACCATGGGAACCTCCTGCGGCGCTTCGTCTCCGTGGCACTGGTGAGCTGTGGCGCAAGCTGTTTCTGCAGCATCATCCGTGCACGATGCAGCCTCATCTTAACCGAGGCGATGGTAATTCCCAGCGTCTCGGCGGTCTCCTTCACATTACGTTCTTCAATCTCGCGAAGCATGAAGACCTCACGATAGTGGAGCGGAAGTGCCTCAAGGGCACGGCGAATGATGGAGCGAATCTCCTGGCGTTCAAGGCTCTCCGACGGGATCTCGCGCCAGTCGGTAAGCTGCGCTGGAACGACCGGACCTTCCTGGTCGTCGATGGAATCCGTGAGCCCTGGCTGTTTCCGGCGCAGACGCGCGCGAGCCTCGTTGAGCGCGATGGCGATCAGCCATGTACTGAATCGGGCTTCGGAACGGAACCGCCCCAGGTTGCGATAAGCCTTGATGAACGCCTCCTGCGCGACGTCCTCCGCGTCCGCCTCGTTGCGAAGCATCGAGAGTGCCATGAGGTACACACTACGCTCATAGGGGCGAATCAGCTCATGGAAGGCATCCGTCTTGCCGCCCAGAATCTCCGCAATCAGGGCGGTCTCGTCCCTCTCTTTATCCTGGGACTGCATCTGCCTCCGACGGCCTTCTATTCTGGAGTGGAAAAGCTCGTTGTTCCATAACAAATAACTCAAATGTGCGGAGATGCAGGATTATTCTTCGCCCGATGCGTGAGCGTCGCGTTGATGAACTTCTGCACACAGTTGGGATTGGTCGGTTTTTTTCAACATCAGATAATGGCGATCATGGCTGTTTACATTCTGAAAGTCGATGACAGCGCATTGCGACCAGTCATCGAGACTCAGGTGAGAGCTGAGCGATCGCAACTGGTTGCTGGTCAAAAAGAGAGCTTTGGGTTTTGCCTCCGCGCACCGCTGGTAGCGCAGATCGGGCGGCAGGGCAGCAACTGCGCGGCCGTTCACCAGGCCGTCAACATCGCAGATGTTGCCTTGGCTGAAGTAGCTGATGAAGCCCACGTCTCCCGCAACGATCGTCTCTCCGCGAAGAGATGCAAGTCCACTGTTGCGCATCTGTAAAAATGTTTTGGATCGGCCCATCATGGCGTGAAATCCATACCAGGCATCCATCGGTATGATAAGGATCGCGAGCAGGACATAGGCGTAGGTGAAAGCGGTGATGGAACGCGATGCTGGAGCCGGAGCCGGATATTCCCGCTCTAATTCTTCAAGTTCGAGGATATTCCAGACGCTGCTGAATACCAGCGGCCATAGGATATAACGGATACCTTGGATGGCTTGTCCGCGCACGCACGCCAGCACCAGAATGATCCAGTAGCTTGCATTGGCGATCGCCCATGAGAAGAATCGGTCTTTAGAAACACCCCTTTGCGTCATCTTGCGCAGAACGATCACAGCTGAGGCGATGGCAATAATCGTCGTACCGATTCCAAGCATGAACGAGCTGATCGTGACATGGATTACGCCGAAGATGGGAACGATAGATGGCCGGCCGCTCTTTGCCAAAGCGGTATCGGGAAGAAGGTGTCCAAAGCGTAGGGTGATGACGGCCATCACGATCACCGTGCCCGTCAGCAGCGCGAGGGCTCGCCCAACAGCCTGTCCCCGGCTGGCAGAAGAGAAAAGTATCTGTGGTCCGCACAAAAGAAGCCCGACGAGACATGCGAGCATCACCAGTTCAATCCGCATCAGCACGAGAGCGGCGCCAACGACTGGCAGTGCAAACCATCCCCAGGCGGAAGTGGTCTGCGCGCGAGCTATTTTATGGCTGAGAATGGCCACCCACGTGATAAGCAGGAGAGTCAGGCTCGTCTCCATTCCGTCGGTCAGCCATCGAATGGCCATCGGCGTAAGAAAGCCAATCAGAAGCGCGACCGAAAGACGCTTTGCCCATACGCTCGTTTTGAGCCGGCAGCTGATAGACCATAGCGATGCGAGCAAGCCGAAGTAGGCGCAGATCGAAACGATCTTCGGCAGCAGCGGACTGGTCGTCAGGCCCCGCAGGAACGCAAGCAGGCTTACATACAAGAGGCTTGAAGTTCCATAATCCGGATGGACTCCATCGTACGTGATGAGATGGGTTGACCGTAGAAACTCCGCATATCGCAGATGGATCAGAGCATCATCCAACATGGCGTACCGGGTGGTGAAACAGGCCCATGCAAGCCACACA is a window of Edaphobacter sp. 12200R-103 DNA encoding:
- a CDS encoding NUDIX hydrolase codes for the protein MSIKTISSREVYRNPWTSVREDVIERANGQRGIYGVVDKDPASIIIPFEKTEEGEFLYLIEQFRYTVGGRFAEFPQGGWEQADVVPEELARGELREETGLEAERMTLLGTLQIAYGVMNQRHYIFLAEGLKQGSPDPDVEEHDLVVRRVSVTEFERMLLAGEIVDNCSVAAWGLYKVWLEHDRPARQG
- a CDS encoding sigma-70 family RNA polymerase sigma factor: MQSQDKERDETALIAEILGGKTDAFHELIRPYERSVYLMALSMLRNEADAEDVAQEAFIKAYRNLGRFRSEARFSTWLIAIALNEARARLRRKQPGLTDSIDDQEGPVVPAQLTDWREIPSESLERQEIRSIIRRALEALPLHYREVFMLREIEERNVKETAETLGITIASVKMRLHRARMMLQKQLAPQLTSATETKRRRRFPWF
- a CDS encoding anti-sigma factor, yielding MVLNCRHVWEYISGYLDNTLDEETRLDVERHLEHCEICSAILDSTRNILVLTADDRVFELPVGYSERLHARLQRVMLESPPPDSEPESS